The Streptomyces laurentii genome contains a region encoding:
- a CDS encoding histidinol dehydrogenase (Histidinol dehydrogenase, HisD, E.C 1.1.1.23. Histidinol dehydrogenase catalyzes the last two steps in the L-histidine biosynthesis pathway, which is conserved in bacteria, archaea, fungi, and plants. These last two steps are (i) the NAD-dependent...; cd06572;~Histidinol dehydrogenase; pfam00815;~NAD binding site [chemical binding];~catalytic residues [active];~dimerization interface [polypeptide binding];~histidinol dehydrogenase [Streptomyces cattleya NRRL 8057 = DSM46488];~identified by MetaGeneAnnotator; putative;~product binding site;~substrate binding site [chemical binding];~zinc binding site [ion binding]) produces MISRIDLRGAALPEGSALRDLLPRAEFDVEAALEKVRPICEGVRHHGAAAVIDYGEKFDGVRVASLRVPAEEFTRALDELDPAVRAALEESIRRARMVHRDQRRTTHTTQVVPGGTVTEKWIPVERVGLYVPGGRSVYPSSVVMNVVPAQEAGVEGIAVSSPPQKEFGGLPHPTILAACALLGVDEVYAAGGAQAVAMFAYGTEDAGSTAGDEPGCAPVNLVTGPGNIYVAAAKRLLKGRIGIDAEAGPTEIAILADSTADPVHVAADLISQAEHDPMAASVLVTDSEELAEATEAELKTQVAASKHVDDRIVPALAGRQSAIVLVNGLADGLKVVDAYGAEHLEIQTADAAAVADRVRNAGAIFVGPWAPVSLGDYCAGSNHVLPTGGCACHSSGLSVQSFLRGVHIVDYTRDALADVAHHVVTLAEAEDLPAHGAAIKARFGWKVPESK; encoded by the coding sequence GTGATCTCTCGAATCGATCTGCGTGGCGCGGCCCTCCCTGAGGGTTCCGCCCTGCGCGACCTGCTGCCCCGTGCCGAATTCGACGTGGAAGCCGCCCTGGAGAAGGTGCGGCCGATCTGCGAGGGCGTACGGCATCATGGCGCGGCCGCGGTGATCGACTACGGGGAGAAATTCGACGGCGTGCGGGTCGCGAGCCTGCGCGTACCCGCCGAGGAGTTCACGCGCGCCCTCGACGAGCTGGACCCGGCCGTCCGCGCGGCCCTGGAGGAGTCCATCCGGCGCGCCCGCATGGTCCACCGCGACCAGCGCCGCACCACCCACACCACCCAGGTCGTCCCCGGCGGCACGGTCACCGAGAAGTGGATCCCGGTCGAGCGCGTCGGCCTCTACGTGCCCGGCGGCCGTTCCGTCTACCCGTCCTCCGTCGTGATGAACGTCGTCCCGGCGCAGGAGGCCGGCGTCGAGGGCATCGCCGTGTCCTCCCCGCCGCAGAAGGAGTTCGGCGGCCTGCCGCACCCCACGATCCTCGCCGCCTGCGCCCTGCTCGGCGTCGACGAGGTGTACGCGGCCGGCGGCGCCCAGGCCGTCGCCATGTTCGCGTACGGCACCGAAGACGCCGGGAGCACCGCCGGCGACGAGCCCGGCTGCGCCCCGGTCAACCTGGTCACCGGCCCCGGCAACATCTACGTCGCCGCCGCCAAGCGCCTCCTCAAGGGCCGGATCGGCATCGACGCCGAGGCGGGCCCGACCGAGATCGCGATCCTCGCGGACTCCACCGCCGACCCGGTGCACGTCGCCGCCGACCTGATCAGCCAGGCCGAGCACGACCCGATGGCCGCCTCCGTCCTCGTCACCGACTCGGAGGAGCTGGCCGAGGCCACCGAGGCCGAGCTGAAGACCCAGGTCGCCGCCTCCAAGCACGTCGACGACCGGATCGTCCCGGCCTTGGCCGGCCGGCAGTCCGCGATCGTCCTCGTCAACGGCCTGGCCGACGGTCTCAAGGTCGTCGACGCCTACGGTGCCGAGCACCTGGAGATCCAGACCGCCGACGCCGCCGCCGTCGCCGACCGGGTCCGCAACGCGGGCGCGATCTTCGTCGGCCCCTGGGCGCCGGTCTCCCTCGGCGACTACTGCGCCGGCTCCAACCACGTCCTGCCCACCGGCGGCTGCGCCTGTCACTCCTCCGGCCTGTCCGTGCAGTCCTTCCTGCGCGGTGTGCACATCGTGGACTACACGCGTGACGCGCTCGCCGACGTCGCCCACCACGTGGTGACCCTCGCCGAGGCGGAGGACCTGCCGGCCCACGGCGCGGCGATCAAGGCACGGTTCGGCTGGAAGGTTCCGGAGAGCAAGTGA
- a CDS encoding membrane-associated oxidoreductase (Membrane-associated oxidoreductase [Streptomyces fulvissimus DSM40593];~UniProt-pubmed:11572948; UniProt-pubmed:20624727; UniProt-pubmed:21463507; UniProt-pubmed:18375553; UniProt-pubmed:20581206; UniProt-pubmed:12000953; UniProt-pubmed:20064060;~identified by MetaGeneAnnotator; putative) produces the protein MTEPREDDEMPEGLTGPEREMWTAFRVGDTCDLREGVAERDDPFAVREAWGAERSVRAEIVALLLLHGPQARAGRVAALRLRGVRITGALNLAGGEIGPYVEMNGCRFDGEVVLPEARFGTLRMVECAIPRLEAARLHTAGDLHLPRCRVERGIRLTDAQIGTDLLINQIRVWPDRRGRAIAADGLVVAQDFQAELIETFGEVSLRGARIGVSLSLRGSVLRGAQQRRALNAPQLTVERTLYLDSAWVYDSSGSSTTTPPYGVTPAQGARRKAVECHGGVRLDDGRFGDAVDLRGARFLLDGAQREELSLRRIVTPELRFSGERPEEGRVVLNGAKVVTLLDLAGSWPGPGGLAISGFVYETLVPYGHFPLSRRLEWVAAATPEYAPEPYERLATVLRNSGEDADAREVLLAKQRRRRETLPVAGKLWGYVQDLAVAYGYRPGRAALWMAVLWAASAYAFSRYEPVPLKPGEAPHWDATLYALDLLLPVIDLGEVGYWRMQGLWQWLSTALILVGWVLATTVAAGASRLLRRG, from the coding sequence GTGACCGAGCCGCGCGAGGACGACGAGATGCCGGAGGGCCTGACCGGCCCCGAGCGGGAGATGTGGACGGCGTTCCGGGTCGGCGACACCTGTGACCTGCGAGAAGGGGTCGCCGAGCGGGACGACCCGTTCGCGGTGCGCGAGGCGTGGGGCGCCGAGCGGAGCGTACGGGCGGAGATCGTGGCGCTGCTGCTGCTCCACGGCCCCCAGGCGCGGGCCGGGCGGGTCGCGGCGCTGCGGCTGCGCGGGGTGCGGATCACCGGCGCGCTGAATCTGGCGGGCGGTGAGATAGGGCCTTATGTGGAGATGAACGGCTGCCGCTTCGACGGGGAGGTGGTGCTGCCGGAGGCCCGGTTCGGGACGCTGCGGATGGTGGAATGCGCCATCCCGCGGCTGGAGGCGGCGCGCCTGCACACGGCGGGCGATCTGCATCTGCCGCGCTGCCGGGTGGAGCGGGGCATCCGGCTGACGGACGCGCAGATCGGGACGGATCTGCTGATCAACCAGATCCGGGTGTGGCCGGACCGGCGCGGCCGGGCCATCGCGGCCGACGGGCTGGTGGTGGCGCAGGACTTCCAGGCCGAGCTGATCGAGACGTTCGGGGAGGTGAGTCTGCGCGGGGCGCGGATCGGCGTGTCGCTCAGCCTGCGGGGCAGTGTGCTGCGCGGCGCCCAGCAGCGCCGCGCGCTGAACGCGCCGCAGCTGACCGTGGAGCGCACCCTCTACCTGGACTCGGCCTGGGTCTACGACAGCTCGGGCAGTTCGACGACCACCCCGCCGTACGGGGTGACGCCGGCCCAGGGGGCGCGGCGCAAGGCCGTGGAGTGCCACGGCGGGGTGCGGCTGGACGACGGGCGGTTCGGCGACGCGGTGGACCTGCGCGGGGCGCGGTTCCTGCTGGACGGCGCGCAGCGGGAGGAGCTGTCGCTGCGCAGGATCGTCACTCCGGAGCTGCGGTTCAGCGGGGAGCGCCCCGAGGAGGGCCGGGTGGTGCTCAACGGGGCGAAGGTGGTGACGCTGCTCGACCTGGCCGGCAGCTGGCCGGGCCCGGGCGGGCTCGCGATAAGCGGATTCGTCTACGAGACGCTCGTCCCCTACGGGCACTTCCCGCTGTCCCGGCGCCTCGAATGGGTCGCGGCCGCCACCCCGGAGTACGCGCCGGAGCCGTACGAGCGCCTCGCGACCGTGCTGCGCAACAGCGGCGAGGACGCGGACGCGCGCGAGGTGCTGCTCGCCAAGCAGCGGCGGCGCCGCGAGACGCTGCCGGTCGCCGGGAAGCTGTGGGGGTACGTGCAGGACCTGGCGGTGGCGTACGGCTACCGGCCCGGGCGGGCCGCGCTGTGGATGGCGGTGCTGTGGGCGGCGAGCGCGTACGCGTTCTCGCGGTACGAACCGGTGCCGCTGAAGCCGGGCGAGGCACCACACTGGGACGCCACGCTGTACGCGCTCGACCTGCTGCTGCCGGTCATCGACCTGGGCGAGGTCGGGTACTGGCGGATGCAGGGGCTGTGGCAGTGGCTGTCGACGGCGTTGATCCTGGTCGGCTGGGTGCTGGCGACGACGGTGGCGGCGGGGGCGTCGCGGCTGCTGCGGCGCGGGTGA
- a CDS encoding hypothetical protein (Hypothetical protein XNR_4822 [Streptomyces albus J1074];~identified by MetaGeneAnnotator; putative) yields MSLLRALIGTARLVRHAPRLAAGCPPDDDVLLDIPDARLAPALVAAALGDPEPAAKLLATTRDAAEWEDRDRQVTRLAAFAYHRDGWLERWLASAPDDPDALLVAAQLAVRRAWDSPARAERLHEVGPLVEAAAGADPRDPVPWRIALDHARGVRAGHTAFEALWEQALRRAPHHYGSHVAALKYLSAQWYGSHHECFDFAEQAAEDALPGSLAQALPVRAAFAQLAARPGPEHGVPGERIDAAADRALALSAEYPVADLWPAEIRNLLVHVLVERGRWHEALAEFGRIGPHATAFPWRLVADDPLRGFLDARATAVREVARRTPLRGGTGDGDGFGTGPGTALRAGPDTGRDTGSGADPADPDGRPGRGGPGGHYA; encoded by the coding sequence ATGTCACTGCTCCGCGCCCTGATCGGCACCGCACGCCTGGTCCGGCACGCGCCCCGGCTCGCCGCCGGATGCCCGCCGGACGACGACGTGCTGCTCGACATACCGGACGCTCGGCTGGCTCCGGCCCTGGTCGCGGCCGCCCTCGGCGACCCGGAGCCCGCCGCCAAACTCCTCGCCACCACCCGGGACGCCGCCGAGTGGGAGGACCGGGACCGCCAGGTCACCCGCCTCGCCGCCTTCGCGTACCACCGCGACGGCTGGCTGGAACGCTGGCTGGCGAGCGCGCCCGACGACCCGGACGCCCTGCTCGTCGCCGCGCAGCTCGCGGTCCGCCGCGCCTGGGACTCCCCCGCGCGGGCCGAACGGCTGCACGAGGTCGGGCCGCTGGTCGAGGCGGCGGCCGGAGCGGATCCCCGCGATCCGGTGCCGTGGCGGATCGCCCTGGACCACGCGCGCGGCGTCCGCGCCGGGCACACGGCGTTCGAGGCCCTGTGGGAACAGGCCCTGCGCCGGGCCCCGCACCACTACGGCAGCCATGTGGCGGCCCTGAAGTACCTGTCGGCCCAGTGGTACGGCTCGCACCACGAGTGCTTCGACTTCGCCGAGCAGGCGGCTGAGGACGCGCTGCCCGGTTCGCTGGCGCAGGCACTGCCGGTACGGGCGGCCTTCGCGCAGCTCGCCGCCCGCCCCGGGCCGGAGCACGGGGTGCCGGGCGAGCGGATCGACGCGGCGGCCGACCGGGCGCTCGCGCTGTCGGCGGAGTACCCGGTGGCCGATCTGTGGCCGGCCGAGATACGGAATCTGCTCGTCCATGTCCTGGTGGAGCGGGGCCGCTGGCACGAGGCGCTCGCCGAGTTCGGGCGGATCGGCCCGCACGCGACCGCGTTCCCCTGGCGGCTGGTCGCCGACGATCCGCTGCGCGGCTTCCTGGACGCCCGGGCCACGGCCGTACGCGAGGTGGCGCGCCGCACCCCGCTGCGGGGCGGAACCGGGGACGGGGACGGGTTCGGAACAGGCCCCGGCACGGCCCTTCGCGCAGGCCCGGACACGGGCCGGGACACCGGCTCGGGGGCGGACCCCGCGGATCCGGACGGACGGCCCGGCCGAGGCGGGCCCGGCGGCCATTACGCTTGA
- a CDS encoding peptidase S16 (ATP-dependent protease La (LON) domain; pfam02190;~identified by MetaGeneAnnotator; putative;~peptidase S16 [Streptomyces pristinaespiralis ATCC25486]) produces the protein MLFPGLVLPLNVFEERYRALMRELLRTDESEPRRFVVVAIRDGRETAPTALGLPDQTKLSEKGPGAGFGPDPFRSFHEVGCVADAVSIRERPDGGFDVMATGTTRVRLLSVDATGPFLTAEIEDIPEEQGDEAGPLAEGVLRAFRTYQKRLAGARERSLTTSELPDDPSVVSYLVAAATVLDTPAKQRLLQAPDTSSRLREELALLRAETAMLRHLPSLPAVDLTHAPTSPN, from the coding sequence GTGCTGTTCCCGGGCCTCGTGCTGCCCCTGAACGTCTTCGAGGAGCGTTATCGCGCGCTGATGCGCGAGCTGCTCCGGACGGACGAGTCCGAGCCGCGCCGCTTCGTCGTCGTCGCGATCCGCGACGGCCGGGAGACCGCGCCCACGGCCCTCGGCCTGCCGGACCAGACGAAACTGTCGGAGAAGGGTCCGGGGGCCGGTTTCGGCCCCGACCCGTTCCGGTCCTTCCACGAGGTCGGCTGTGTGGCCGACGCGGTGTCCATCCGGGAGCGCCCGGACGGCGGCTTCGACGTGATGGCCACCGGCACCACCCGGGTGCGGCTGCTCTCCGTCGACGCGACCGGCCCGTTCCTGACCGCCGAGATCGAGGACATCCCGGAGGAGCAGGGCGACGAGGCGGGCCCGCTCGCCGAGGGCGTGCTGCGCGCGTTCCGTACGTACCAGAAACGGCTCGCGGGCGCCCGGGAGCGGTCGCTGACCACCAGCGAACTGCCCGACGACCCGTCGGTGGTCTCCTATCTGGTGGCCGCCGCGACGGTGCTGGACACCCCGGCGAAGCAGCGGCTGCTCCAGGCCCCGGACACCTCGTCCCGGCTGCGCGAGGAGCTGGCGCTGCTGCGGGCCGAGACGGCGATGCTGCGTCACCTGCCGTCGCTCCCGGCGGTGGATCTGACGCACGCGCCGACCAGTCCCAACTGA
- a CDS encoding ybaK/ebsC protein (This CD includes cysteinyl-tRNA(Pro) deacylases from Haemophilus influenzae and Escherichia coli and other related bacterial proteins. These trans-acting, single-domain proteins are homologs of ProX and also the cis-acting prolyl-tRNA synthetase (ProRS)...; cd00002;~YbaK/EbsC protein [Amycolatopsis mediterranei U32];~identified by MetaGeneAnnotator; putative;~putative deacylase active site [active]) — protein sequence MAKKQKKSGGGTPATVALTAAGTAYTLHSYDHDPAAPSYGGEAAEALGVSPARVFKTLVADVDGELTVAVVPVAGQLDLKALASAVGGKRAAMADPAAAERTTGYVRGGISPLGQRKRLRTVLDDSASDHETICVSAGRRGLEVELTPQDLAGLTGAVLAPIGRA from the coding sequence GTGGCGAAGAAGCAGAAGAAGAGCGGCGGCGGGACCCCGGCGACGGTCGCGCTGACCGCGGCCGGCACGGCGTACACCCTGCACTCCTACGACCACGACCCGGCGGCTCCCTCGTACGGCGGGGAGGCGGCCGAGGCGCTCGGGGTGTCGCCCGCGCGGGTGTTCAAGACGCTGGTCGCGGACGTGGACGGGGAGCTGACGGTCGCGGTCGTCCCGGTGGCCGGGCAGCTCGACCTGAAGGCCCTCGCGTCGGCGGTCGGCGGCAAGCGCGCCGCGATGGCGGACCCGGCGGCGGCCGAGCGCACCACCGGCTATGTGCGCGGCGGCATCTCCCCGCTGGGGCAGCGCAAGCGGCTGCGGACGGTCCTCGACGACTCGGCCTCGGACCACGAGACCATCTGCGTCTCGGCGGGACGGCGCGGCCTGGAGGTCGAGCTGACCCCGCAGGACCTGGCGGGCCTCACCGGCGCCGTCCTGGCCCCGATCGGCCGCGCCTGA
- a CDS encoding hypothetical protein (identified by MetaGeneAnnotator; putative;~sequence version:1), with the protein MTAPLTPPHQPPPDPWSANPPEPPDGGPGVAAEVRQAVVVALASGVAGALLGLLWLWLAPRVGLISDGKAVYLRNSEAEAAVGGDGTFILLALGFGAVAAALAFLVHRRGGVPLVFGLAAGGVLGSLLGWGVGVWFGPGQDVVAHAKAVGPKVPFDAPLELNMAAAAMLAWPIGAMLVHLVLTALFGPREPRPAEDFPAWPPLPTPQAPPH; encoded by the coding sequence GTGACCGCACCCCTGACGCCTCCGCACCAGCCGCCGCCCGACCCCTGGTCCGCGAACCCGCCGGAGCCGCCCGACGGCGGGCCTGGTGTCGCGGCCGAGGTCCGGCAGGCCGTCGTGGTCGCCCTCGCCTCGGGTGTGGCCGGCGCGCTGCTCGGGCTGCTGTGGCTGTGGCTGGCGCCGCGGGTCGGCCTGATCTCCGACGGCAAGGCGGTCTACCTGCGCAACAGCGAGGCGGAGGCGGCCGTCGGCGGGGACGGGACGTTCATTCTGCTCGCCCTCGGCTTCGGGGCCGTGGCCGCGGCCCTGGCCTTCCTGGTGCACCGGCGCGGCGGCGTCCCGCTGGTGTTCGGCCTCGCCGCGGGCGGGGTGCTCGGCTCGCTGCTCGGATGGGGCGTGGGCGTCTGGTTCGGACCGGGTCAGGACGTCGTCGCCCACGCCAAGGCGGTCGGGCCCAAGGTCCCCTTCGACGCGCCGCTCGAACTCAACATGGCGGCGGCGGCGATGCTGGCCTGGCCGATCGGCGCCATGCTCGTCCACCTGGTGCTCACGGCCCTCTTCGGGCCCCGTGAACCGCGGCCGGCCGAGGACTTCCCGGCCTGGCCGCCGCTGCCGACGCCGCAGGCCCCGCCGCACTGA
- a CDS encoding ABC transporter (ABC transporter [Streptomyces violaceusniger Tu4113];~PFAM: ABC-2 type transporter; KEGG: sgr:SGR_5444 ABC transporter permease;~identified by MetaGeneAnnotator; putative), translating into MDCQELDELSTLPAEAPAAAVAGPARDEEPGAAPLAPRARLLPALGAVYRAQLSRARVSRIPLLFVATFQSVGIMILMRGVVDGGSEARAVVAGSAVLVVAFVALNLLAQYFGQLRAGGGLDHYATLPVPPAAVVLGAAGAYASFTVPGTVLTAVAGSVLFGLPLGHLWILAAVVPLSGAALAGLGAALGLLAPRPELATLLGQLGMSAALLLGVLPADRMPGPITWARDLLPSTYGVEALARTFDAHPDWPVVGLDLAVCGAVGVVSLAVATWAYRRAAVR; encoded by the coding sequence GTGGACTGTCAGGAGCTGGACGAGTTGAGCACCCTGCCCGCCGAGGCCCCGGCCGCCGCCGTGGCCGGTCCGGCCCGGGACGAGGAACCAGGCGCCGCGCCGCTCGCCCCCCGCGCCCGGCTGCTGCCCGCCCTCGGCGCCGTCTACCGCGCCCAGCTCTCGCGCGCCCGGGTCTCCCGTATCCCGTTGCTCTTCGTGGCCACCTTCCAGTCCGTCGGCATCATGATCCTCATGCGCGGGGTCGTGGACGGCGGCTCGGAGGCCCGGGCCGTGGTGGCCGGCTCCGCCGTCCTCGTCGTCGCCTTCGTCGCGCTCAACCTGCTCGCCCAGTACTTCGGGCAGCTCCGGGCCGGCGGCGGACTCGACCACTACGCCACCCTCCCGGTGCCGCCCGCCGCCGTGGTCCTCGGCGCGGCCGGCGCGTACGCCTCCTTCACCGTGCCCGGCACCGTGCTCACCGCCGTCGCCGGCTCCGTCCTCTTCGGGCTGCCACTCGGCCACCTGTGGATCCTCGCGGCCGTCGTCCCGCTGTCCGGGGCGGCGCTCGCCGGACTCGGCGCCGCCCTCGGCCTGCTCGCCCCCCGGCCGGAACTGGCCACCCTGCTCGGCCAGCTCGGCATGTCCGCGGCCCTGCTCCTCGGCGTCCTGCCCGCCGACCGGATGCCCGGCCCGATCACCTGGGCCCGCGACCTGCTGCCCTCCACGTACGGGGTGGAGGCCCTGGCACGCACCTTCGACGCCCACCCGGACTGGCCGGTGGTCGGCCTCGACCTCGCGGTGTGCGGGGCGGTGGGCGTCGTCTCGCTCGCGGTGGCGACCTGGGCCTACCGCCGGGCCGCGGTGCGCTGA
- a CDS encoding ABC transporter ATP-binding protein (ABC transporter ATP-binding protein [Streptomyces albus J1074];~ABC transporter signature motif;~ABC-type multidrug transport system, ATPase component [Defense mechanisms]; COG1131;~ATP binding site [chemical binding];~D-loop;~H-loop/switch region;~P-loop containing Nucleoside Triphosphate Hydrolases; cl09099;~Q-loop/lid;~Walker A/P-loop;~Walker B;~identified by MetaGeneAnnotator; putative) produces the protein MSTVCEVRDLVKTYPATRGRRGTPATPEVRATDGISLDVRGGEIFGLLGPNGAGKSTLVRQLTGLMRPDSGTVRLLGHDVVRHPERAARLLAYLGQESTALDELTVALAAETTGRLRGLGLLEARAERDAVLDELGLTPIAGRPLKKLSGGQRRLACFAAALVGERSVLVLDEPTTGMDPVARRAVWAAVDRRRADRGTTVLLVTHNVIEAETVLDRVAVIDRGRVIACDTPAGLKERVAGEVRVELVWRERAPLDLPEVAALRELAQESGRRWVLRLAPDEARAAVAAVTGGAAFASLDDFTLATPSLEDVYLALGGQARGLVKA, from the coding sequence GTGAGTACGGTGTGCGAGGTGCGGGATCTGGTCAAGACGTACCCCGCCACACGCGGCAGGCGCGGTACCCCCGCGACCCCCGAGGTGCGGGCCACCGACGGCATCAGCCTCGATGTGCGCGGCGGGGAGATCTTCGGCCTGCTCGGCCCCAACGGCGCCGGCAAGTCCACCCTGGTCCGCCAGCTCACCGGACTGATGCGCCCCGACTCCGGCACCGTCCGCCTCCTCGGCCACGACGTGGTGCGCCACCCCGAACGCGCCGCCCGGCTCCTCGCCTACCTCGGCCAGGAGTCCACCGCCCTCGACGAACTGACCGTCGCCCTCGCCGCCGAGACCACCGGCCGGCTGCGCGGGCTCGGCCTCCTTGAGGCCCGCGCCGAACGCGACGCCGTCCTCGACGAACTGGGCCTGACCCCGATCGCCGGCCGGCCGCTGAAGAAGCTCTCCGGCGGCCAGCGCCGGCTCGCCTGCTTCGCCGCCGCCCTCGTCGGCGAACGGTCCGTCCTCGTCCTCGACGAGCCCACCACCGGCATGGACCCGGTCGCCCGTCGCGCCGTGTGGGCCGCCGTCGACCGGCGCCGCGCCGACCGCGGCACCACCGTCCTGCTCGTCACCCACAACGTCATCGAGGCCGAGACCGTCCTCGACCGGGTCGCCGTCATCGACCGCGGCCGCGTCATCGCCTGCGACACCCCCGCCGGACTCAAGGAACGCGTCGCGGGCGAGGTCCGCGTCGAGCTGGTGTGGCGCGAGCGGGCCCCGCTCGACCTCCCCGAGGTGGCCGCGCTGCGCGAACTCGCCCAGGAGTCGGGCCGCCGCTGGGTGCTGCGGCTCGCCCCGGACGAGGCCCGCGCGGCGGTCGCCGCGGTGACCGGCGGGGCGGCCTTCGCCTCGCTCGACGACTTCACCCTGGCCACGCCGAGCCTGGAGGACGTGTACCTGGCGCTCGGCGGGCAGGCCCGGGGACTGGTGAAGGCGTGA
- a CDS encoding NYN domain containing protein (NYN domain containing protein [Streptomyces fulvissimus DSM40593];~UniProt-pubmed:11572948; UniProt-pubmed:20624727; UniProt-pubmed:21463507; UniProt-pubmed:18375553; UniProt-pubmed:20581206; UniProt-pubmed:12000953; UniProt-pubmed:20064060; UniProt-pubmed:21551298;~identified by MetaGeneAnnotator; putative), with translation MNGSAVPAPANGKAVPTPKDLAGLRGPATALAPAPQSAATLRWSSDRGWIDRPASLGEPAETASLPTLAQLTSAEQRWADREEDITTVGGDPYEVGQVFARRWLDRLPEPSHVPKLAAMYPRIPHRIDGELLRYAARFGLLAHKDDQIDEHDRYAIRAGFWREIDLHAATRHAPAPEENGRTP, from the coding sequence GTGAACGGTTCGGCCGTGCCCGCACCCGCGAACGGCAAGGCCGTCCCCACTCCCAAGGACCTCGCCGGACTCCGCGGCCCCGCCACCGCCCTCGCGCCCGCCCCGCAGTCCGCCGCCACCCTGCGCTGGTCCTCCGACCGCGGCTGGATCGACCGCCCCGCGTCGCTCGGCGAACCCGCCGAGACCGCGTCCCTGCCCACCCTCGCCCAGCTCACCAGCGCCGAACAGCGCTGGGCCGACCGCGAGGAGGACATCACCACCGTCGGCGGCGACCCCTACGAGGTCGGCCAGGTGTTCGCCCGGCGCTGGCTCGACCGGCTGCCCGAGCCCTCCCACGTACCGAAGCTCGCCGCCATGTACCCGCGCATCCCGCACCGCATCGACGGCGAACTCCTCCGCTACGCCGCCCGCTTCGGCCTGCTCGCCCACAAGGACGACCAGATCGACGAGCACGACCGGTATGCGATCAGGGCCGGATTCTGGCGCGAGATCGATCTGCACGCGGCCACCCGACACGCCCCCGCGCCCGAGGAGAACGGGCGGACCCCGTAG